A DNA window from Deltaproteobacteria bacterium contains the following coding sequences:
- the grpE gene encoding nucleotide exchange factor GrpE, with translation MSEKNKKNKNNDEKKNLEVTLAEERSEEAGGEKSVGATEKIKEPTAEKPEQTPEEKTQALLEEKTKEAAENFDKWLRLRAEFENFKKRVQREKADLMKFGSENLLKAMLPALDNLARAIDHGKNAPENDSLLEGVEITHKQFLNILEKFGVKPIQAAGEIFNPEQHEAIAQEESEQEPNRVIAEVERGYLFHDRLLRPAKVIVSKAKTDQKIKGT, from the coding sequence TTGAGCGAGAAAAATAAAAAAAATAAAAACAATGATGAAAAAAAGAATCTGGAAGTAACTCTTGCGGAAGAAAGGAGTGAAGAGGCCGGCGGAGAAAAGTCTGTTGGGGCAACTGAAAAAATAAAGGAGCCTACAGCGGAAAAGCCCGAACAGACTCCCGAGGAAAAAACCCAGGCTCTACTGGAAGAAAAAACCAAGGAAGCGGCAGAAAATTTCGATAAATGGTTGCGTTTGCGGGCGGAGTTTGAGAATTTTAAGAAGCGGGTGCAAAGGGAAAAAGCTGACTTGATGAAATTTGGGAGCGAGAACCTCCTTAAGGCAATGCTGCCCGCGCTGGATAATTTAGCCCGGGCAATCGACCATGGAAAAAACGCGCCAGAAAACGATTCTCTCTTGGAAGGGGTGGAAATTACCCACAAACAATTTTTAAACATCCTGGAAAAATTCGGGGTGAAACCTATCCAGGCTGCAGGAGAGATTTTTAACCCTGAGCAACACGAAGCCATTGCGCAGGAAGAAAGCGAGCAAGAACCCAATCGGGTGATTGCGGAAGTTGAAAGAGGGTATCTCTTCCATGACCGCCTCCTTCGACCGG